Proteins encoded in a region of the Planococcus citri chromosome 1, ihPlaCitr1.1, whole genome shotgun sequence genome:
- the LOC135850116 gene encoding uncharacterized protein LOC135850116 isoform X1 produces MFKLIVKISTDIKCSILRIGTGRRLLLILILIALPFGKICWNGGRQGCRVYTSSNVHIADCSLLQMAVDVPNDLDPRIEVMNLSGNHLTNISDRSFERYKDTLISLDLSNMSHFKSLNITYDDKSFTGLRKLEYLDISHSCIVRHKFRFPSSLKTLKMERCELNSLNFSHMRGLEELHAASCNLDDLPLIHKQSPLKFLDLRRNNLAKLRVETIAQFCQLKQFHLEIPDGEGLQNPKTYCQCILIESWLNNTGVRHEHLNCTKRSENKNAPKLNMSSEFDQLHFISALGVKKSETENITIDFLPKGNMKPTNCTSQPSESTMNLRRDCMAKLSPYVITPVQTNWTLIGIVLLAVFSLLILPSFVYTRTRLRRKRKRSVTNDQVQEEEYEEETEEEVHHYDHYDYGYGYYYQ; encoded by the exons ATGTTCAAGttaatcgtgaaaatttcaacag ACATAAAATGTTCAATATTAAGAATAGGCACAGGAAGACGATTActattaattttaattctgatTGCTTTACCGTTTGGTAAGATCTGCTGGAATGGCGGTAGACAGGGCTGTCGTGTTTACACAAGTAGTAATGTTCACATAGCAGATTGTTCTTTACTACAAATGGCGGTAGATGTGCCAAATGATTTGGATCCTCGTATCGAA gTCATGAATCTATCCGGCAATCATTTGACAAACATTAGTGATAGATCTTTCGAAAGATACAAAGATACTTTAATCTCTTTAGATCTATCAAACATGTCTCACTTTAAATCGTTGAACATAACCTACGACGATAAAAGTTTTACCGGGTTACGTAAATTGGAATACTTGGATATTAGTCATTCGTGCATCGTAAGACATAAATTCCGATTCCCCAGTTCgctaaaaacactcaaaatggAACGGTGCGAATtaaattcgttgaatttttcacacatGCGAGGGTTAGAAGAATTACACGCAGCATCGTGTAATTTGGACGATTTGCCGCTTATTCACAAACAATCTCCGCTAAAGTTCTTGGATCTTCGACGCAATAACTTGGCAAAGTTACGAGTGGAAACCATAGCTCAGTTTTGTCagctgaaacaatttcatttagAAATACCCGACGGTGAAGGGTTACAAAATCCTAAAACGTATTGCCAATGTATCTTGATCGAGAGCTGGTTAAATAACACGGGAGTACGTCACGAACACTTGAATTGTACCAAAAGAAGCGAAA ACAAAAATGCACCTAAACTCAACATGAGTTCGGAATTCGATCAATTACATTTCATTTCTGCGTTAGGtgttaaaaaaagtgaaaccgAAAATATTACTATTGATTTTCTTCCCAAAG GCAACATGAAACCCACAAATTGTACGTCACAGCCAAGCGAAAGTACAATGAACCTTAGGAGAGACTGTATGGCAAAACTTTCACCCTATGTTATAACACCAGTACAAACGAATTGGACGTTGATTGGAATCGTACTTTTAGCGGTGTTTTCATTACTGATATTACCAAGCTTCGTATACACGAGAACACGGCTTCGCAGAAAAAGAAAGC GAAGTGTAACCAATGATCAAGTACAAGAAGAAGAATATGAAGAGGAAACAGAAGAAGAAGTTCATCATTATGATCATTATGACTACGGTTATGGCTACTATTATCAATAA
- the Pbgs gene encoding delta-aminolevulinic acid dehydratase: MDIPAKHILQSKFSNSVLREWQCSNTEIGAHNLMYPLFIAEADDAKECVASLPNVHRIGINLLREYLEPTIKNGLKSVLLFGVLNKLPKDDHATHADSAQNPVIKAIPLLKKWYPELTIACDVCLCPYISHGHCGIIGHDKHIDNSSSCIRIAEVACSYARAGADIVAPSDMMDGRIGAIKSKLREANLISRVSVLSYSAKFQSCMYGPFRDVANSAPSFGDRRCYQLPPGSKGLAFLAAKRDVEEGCDMLMVKPGLFYLDIVKQTKDAFPEYPLFAYQVSGEYAMLFHAAANNVFDLKVAVKESLLAYRRAGVDCIITYFTPMILNDLAKAAKGTNIDDELL, encoded by the exons ATGgatattcctgcgaaacatattttacaaagtaaattttcgaattctgtGCTAAGAGAATGGCAATGCAGTAATACGGAAATTGGTGCTCATAATTTGATGTACCCTTTATTTATCGC ggAAGCAGATGACGCGAAAGAATGTGTTGCGAGTTTACCTAATGTTCATCGAATTGGTATCAATTTATTGAGAGAGTACCTCGAACCGACTATCAAAAATGGACTAAAATCTGTGTTATTATTTGGCGTATTGAATAAGTTACCTAAA GATGATCACGCTACTCATGCGGATTCTGCTCAAAATCCTGTGATAAAAGCCATTCCCTTGTTGAAGAAATGGTACCCTGAATTGACCATCGCATGTGAT GTGTGTTTATGTCCGTATATTTCTCACGGACACTGTGGTATTATAGGGCATGACAAGCATATAGATAATTCTTCGAGTTGTATACGTATAGCTGAAGTGGCATGCTCCTACGCACGAGCTG GAGCCGATATTGTTGCCCCGTCCGATATGATGGATGGCAGAATCGGAGCTATAAAATCGAAGCTTCGAGAGGCCAATCTGATTTCTCGTGTTAGCGTACTTTCGTACAGTGCTAAATTTCAATCTTGTATGTATGGTCCGTTCAGAGATGTAGCCAATTCAGCGCCTTCGTTTGGAGATCGAAGATGTTACCAGCTTCCTCCGGGAAGTAAAGGATTAGCATTTTTGGCAGCG AAACGTGATGTAGAAGAGGGTTGCGATATGTTGATGGTTAAACCAGGCCTTTTCTATTTGGATATTGTAAAACAGACCAAGGATGCGTTTCCAGAATACCCGTTGTTTGCGTatcag GTATCTGGAGAATATGCTATGCTTTTCCATGCAGCTGCCAATaatgtttttgatttgaaagttgCAGTGAAGGAATCTCTTCTTGCTTATAGAAGAGCAG gAGTTGATTGTATCATTACGTATTTCACTCCTATGATACTGAACGACTTAGCCAAAGCCGCCAAAGGAACTAATATAGATGAcgaattattgtaa
- the fs(2)ltoPP43 gene encoding probable RNA polymerase II nuclear localization protein SLC7A6OS, with product MSFLRLKRTITEDPKEILVLASKKKKIENVQQDASIFELTGTTSQKDDIDGIIATKVNDIRDSQVKKFNLEKITNQLRSEHLQRSKHNRLQVLNCIRKIEDEPEKSVTIIDVTNDDESSSSTEQDYVYDIYYSKSGVVIDDSQAIEDCDVHEINGCTWAENANSSEEENNGVDDDDDSNDENNWRNDYPDEDYELNSDEDDEFEALSRRIKQSRLSDDSLSSDDFDEDINDDLFGVRRRNHKRSDDIDYYDEVVSDEPESDDEVLSS from the coding sequence atgtcatttctgCGACTCAAACGTACCATCACCGAGGACCCCAAAGAAATCCTAGTTTTAGCcagtaaaaagaagaaaatcgaGAATGTCCAACAAGACGCGTCAATTTTCGAGTTAACTGGAACTACCAGTCAAAAAGACGACATCGACGGTATCATCGCCACCAAAGTAAATGACATACGAGATTCGCAagtaaaaaagttcaatttggaaaaaatcactaatCAGTTGAGATCCGAGCATTTGCAACGTTCAAAACATAACCGACTCCAGGTATTAAACTGTATACGAAAAATAGAAGACGAACCAGAAAAATCTGTAACAATTATAGACGTTACCAACGATGATGAAAGTTCTTCCAGTACTGAACAAGATTACGTTTACGATATTTATTACTCCAAGAGTGGCGTTGTTATCGATGATTCGCAAGCTATCGAGGATTGCGACGTTCATGAGATCAACGGTTGTACTTGGGCGGAAAATGCAAATTCATCGGAAGAAGAAAATAATGGCGTGGACGATGATGACGACTCGAACGATGAAAACAACTGGCGCAATGATTATCCCGATGAAGATTACGAATTAAATAGTGACGAAGACGACGAGTTTGAGGCGCTTTCTCGTAGAATAAAACAATCGCGATTATCCGACGATTCCCTCTCCAGTGATGATTTCGACGAAGATATTAACGACGATTTGTTTGGCGTACGTCGTCGAAATCACAAACGTAGTGACGATATTGATTACTATGATGAAGTAGTCAGCGATGAACCGGAGTCCGATGATGAAGTTTTGTCTTCGTAA
- the LOC135834342 gene encoding uncharacterized protein LOC135834342: MIKAKGIIIADCAHKGLSLDVPQDLEEQLHVLNLSHNEVKNITNYSFDRYKNSLMTLDMSFLKQANETNKSVEFSLESFSILSKLEYLDLTNSCWSKKFTLPQTIRILRIENCSSILNISHLHLLEEFHAAGNEWNSSPAFHKLAPLKYIDLRRNALRTFDLQRIAPFCDLKILRLDIFPAKTFKKELHTEKTYCTCRAIDYWLTITKVEHDHWDCIPPDNGFAPKCDLAPGERVLKLRRQCLSKKTIKSLSTSSGWWMIAISLVIILSLLISALVMNGIKRALRRARARARNHPHSDDDEEEEDDSD, encoded by the exons ATGATTAAAGCTAAAGGAATAATTATTGCAGATTGCGCACATAAAGGATTAAGTCTTGATGTCCCTCAAGATTTAGAGGAGCAACTTCAT GTTTTGAATTTATCGCACAATGAAGTAAAGAACATAACTAATTATTCATTCGATAGATACAAAAATTCGCTTATGACTCTGGAcatgtcatttttaaaacaagcAAACGAAACGAATAAATCGGTTGAATTTTCCTTGGAGAGTTTTTCCATCCTGTCTAAACTCGAATATTTAGACTTGACTAATTCCTGCTggagtaaaaaattcactttaccGCAAACAATAAGAATATTGAGGATTGAAAATTGTAGTTCCATACTGAACATTTCCCATTTGCATTTATTAGAAGAATTTCACGCTGCTGGAAATGAATGGAATAGTTCTCCTGCGTTTCATAAGTTAGCTCCGTTGAAATATATTGATTTACGTCGCAATGCTTTACGAACATTTGATCTGCAAAGAATAGCGCCATTTTgcgatttgaaaatattacggTTGGATATATTTCCGGCTAAAACCTTCAAAAAGGAACTACACACGGAGAAAACATATTGCACGTGTAGAGCGATTGATTATTGGTTAACAATTACCAAAGTGGAGCATGATCATTGGGACTGTATACCACCGGATAATG GATTTGCTCCAAAATGTGATTTAGCACCAGGCgaaagagtattgaaattaagACGCCAATGTTTGTCCAAGAAAACTATAAAATCTTTATCGACAAGCTCGGGTTGGTGGATGATTGCGATTTCTCTCGTGATTATACTAAGTTTGTTAATTTCTGCTCTGGTCATGAATGGGATAAAACGAGCGTTGAGAAGAGCAAGAGCTAGAGCAA gaaatcatCCTCATAGTGATGATGACGAAGAGGAGGAAGATGACTCAGACTGA
- the LOC135850116 gene encoding lumican-like isoform X2, translated as MFKLIVKISTDIKCSILRIGTGRRLLLILILIALPFGKICWNGGRQGCRVYTSSNVHIADCSLLQMAVDVPNDLDPRIEVMNLSGNHLTNISDRSFERYKDTLISLDLSNMSHFKSLNITYDDKSFTGLRKLEYLDISHSCIVRHKFRFPSSLKTLKMERCELNSLNFSHMRGLEELHAASCNLDDLPLIHKQSPLKFLDLRRNNLAKLRVETIAQFCQLKQFHLEIPDGEGLQNPKTYCQCILIESWLNNTGVRHEHLNCTKRSESNMKPTNCTSQPSESTMNLRRDCMAKLSPYVITPVQTNWTLIGIVLLAVFSLLILPSFVYTRTRLRRKRKRSVTNDQVQEEEYEEETEEEVHHYDHYDYGYGYYYQ; from the exons ATGTTCAAGttaatcgtgaaaatttcaacag ACATAAAATGTTCAATATTAAGAATAGGCACAGGAAGACGATTActattaattttaattctgatTGCTTTACCGTTTGGTAAGATCTGCTGGAATGGCGGTAGACAGGGCTGTCGTGTTTACACAAGTAGTAATGTTCACATAGCAGATTGTTCTTTACTACAAATGGCGGTAGATGTGCCAAATGATTTGGATCCTCGTATCGAA gTCATGAATCTATCCGGCAATCATTTGACAAACATTAGTGATAGATCTTTCGAAAGATACAAAGATACTTTAATCTCTTTAGATCTATCAAACATGTCTCACTTTAAATCGTTGAACATAACCTACGACGATAAAAGTTTTACCGGGTTACGTAAATTGGAATACTTGGATATTAGTCATTCGTGCATCGTAAGACATAAATTCCGATTCCCCAGTTCgctaaaaacactcaaaatggAACGGTGCGAATtaaattcgttgaatttttcacacatGCGAGGGTTAGAAGAATTACACGCAGCATCGTGTAATTTGGACGATTTGCCGCTTATTCACAAACAATCTCCGCTAAAGTTCTTGGATCTTCGACGCAATAACTTGGCAAAGTTACGAGTGGAAACCATAGCTCAGTTTTGTCagctgaaacaatttcatttagAAATACCCGACGGTGAAGGGTTACAAAATCCTAAAACGTATTGCCAATGTATCTTGATCGAGAGCTGGTTAAATAACACGGGAGTACGTCACGAACACTTGAATTGTACCAAAAGAAGCGAAA GCAACATGAAACCCACAAATTGTACGTCACAGCCAAGCGAAAGTACAATGAACCTTAGGAGAGACTGTATGGCAAAACTTTCACCCTATGTTATAACACCAGTACAAACGAATTGGACGTTGATTGGAATCGTACTTTTAGCGGTGTTTTCATTACTGATATTACCAAGCTTCGTATACACGAGAACACGGCTTCGCAGAAAAAGAAAGC GAAGTGTAACCAATGATCAAGTACAAGAAGAAGAATATGAAGAGGAAACAGAAGAAGAAGTTCATCATTATGATCATTATGACTACGGTTATGGCTACTATTATCAATAA
- the hyx gene encoding parafibromin gives MADPLSLLRQYNVNKKEIVEKNGQIVFGEFSWSKNVQTNFLMYGSGKDGSPKEYYTLECLLFFLKNISLSHPVYVRQAATENIPVVHRPDRRDLLAYLNGETATCPNIDKSAPLEIPTQVKRSGTDDSQEVVAKKPRIEDTLEVQRVKEQLAARLDAPKESAVNIDNIKSLSEAMSVEKIAAIKAKRLAKKRTTIKGHDDYAVGAPELKQMLDFDVDITKEIIKRERQWRTRTTILQSTGKVFGKNIFAILSSIKAREEGKLKNPVVNATPITHAKPSGSGPNYNRYDQERFAKDKNNTEGFRINTMGSYHGMTLKSVTEGNQPKKPVAAVQPMPTPQAPLASPGRMSVTTQNQKRISRTPIIIIPAAASSLITTFNARDILQDLKYVTTEEKRSAGAKKESEILLQRRKEASVTVPYRVVECPQKLNNAEWERVVAVFVAGPAWQFKGWPWDGNPVEIFTKVCAFHLKYDEMKLDVNVGKWAVHVIELSRSKRHLDRAALMTFWEKLDKHILKNKPHLRY, from the exons ATGGCTGATCCGTTGAGCCTTCTCCGTCAGTACAACGTCAATAAGAAAGAAATCGTGGAGAAAAATGGACAAATCGTATTCGGAGAGTTTTCATGGTCGAAAAATGTACAAACCAACTTCCTTATGTATGG ttcTGGCAAGGATGGAAGTCCGAAGGAATACTACACGTTAGAATGTCTGctatttttcctgaaaaatatatcattatCACATCCTGTATACGTTCGACAAGCAGCT ACCGAAAATATACCCGTAGTACATCGTCCCGATCGTCGTGATTTGCTTGCTTATCTAAATGGCGAAACTGCAACGTGTCCTAATATCGATAAAAGTGCTCCTTTGGAAATACCAACCCAAGTCAAACGTTCCGGTACTGATGATTCGCAAGAAGTGGTCGCTAAGAAACCTCGTATCGAGGATACTCTCGAAGTGCAAAGGGTCAAAGAGCAACTTGCTGCCAGATTAGATGCTCCGAAAGAATCTGCTGTCAATATCGATAATATCAA ATCTTTATCGGAAGCTATGTCTGTTGAGAAGATCGCTGCTATTAAAGCTAAACGATTGGCCAAAAAGAGAACCACTATTAAAGGGCACGATGATTATGCGGTTGGAGCTCCCGAGCTTAAACAGATGCTTGATTTCGACGTCGATATTACtaaagaaattatcaaaagagAGAGACAATGGAGGACTAGAACTACTATTCTGCAAAGTACCGGAAAG gtatttggtaaaaatattttcgctATTTTGAGTTCGATAAAAGCTCGAGAAGAGGGTAAATTGAAGAATCCTGTTGTAAATGCTACGCCAATCACGCACGCTAAACCGTCTGGATCTGGACCTAATTACAATCGTTACGATCAAGAAAGATTTGCTAAAGATAAAAACA ATACCGAAGGCTTTAGGATCAATACCATGGGTTCGTATCACGGTATGACTTTAAAATCAGTGACTGAAGGAAACCAACCAAAAAAACCAGTGGCCGCTGTTCAACCGATGCCAACACCTCAGGCTCCTCTCGCATCACCT GGTCGAATGTCAGTTACAACGCAAAATCAGAAACGTATTTCTCGAACTCCTATTATTATTATACCAGCTGCTGCATCATCGCTAATTACCACGTTCAACGCTCGAGATATATTGCAAGATTTAAA ATACGTCACAACGGAAGAAAAAAGAAGCGCGGGCGCTAAAAAAGAATCGGAAATTCTATTACAAAGACGTAAAGAAGCTTCGGTCACCGTACCTTATCGAGTAGTAGAATGTCCTCAGAAATTGAATAACGCCGAATGGGAACGAGTAGTGGCGGTATTCGTGGCCGGACCAGCGTGGCAGTTCAAAGGATGGCCTTGGGATGGAAATCCCGTCGAGATATTTACCAAAG TTTGcgcttttcatttaaaatacgACGAAATGAAATTAGACGTGAATGTGGGCAAATGGGCTGTGCACGTTATCGAATTATCGCGTTCGAAAAGACATCTCGATCGAGCTGCACTGATGACATTTTGGGAGAAATTAGACAA gcatattttgaaaaacaaacctCATTTGAGATACTAA